The following proteins are encoded in a genomic region of Candidatus Dormiibacterota bacterium:
- the cobA gene encoding uroporphyrinogen-III C-methyltransferase: MSGRRHRPGTVHLVGAGPGDPGLITRRGQDLLSRADVVVADALASPELLDLAPKSAERINAGKRGGRQSVRQETVNRLLIDRARRGLLVVRLKGGDPSLFGRGGEEAEALRRARIPFTVVPGVTAALGAAAWAGIPLTDRRHASTVVFATGHPGPARSTGGPDWELLARADTLVLYMGVRRLAGLVGRLLRAGMSPATSVALVRCATLPEQEVVSGRLGDIVARARAAGVRPPALLIAGRVVRLRRGLDWVSRLPLHGRTIVVTRPREQAGPFVEDLRARGARVLLAPSIELRPPRNRAPLDRAMRRLTSYDSIIFTSVNGVTPFFARLLEMRRDVRDLKGITVLAIGPATAAAVEARGLRVEALPEDYRAEGLVSLMRKRPLRGARVLVPRAAVARDLLITELRRRGAVVDVVPVYRTVPTRAGAEQVRAALRQGRLDLITFTSSSAVASFARLFRGRIEARLIRRVPVAAIGPITAATARRERFRVAVVPRVSTVPDLSRAVLRYFKNSPSGTPRAS, from the coding sequence GTGAGCGGTCGCCGGCACCGGCCGGGCACGGTCCACCTGGTCGGCGCCGGACCGGGCGATCCGGGTCTGATCACGAGACGAGGGCAGGACCTTCTGTCGCGGGCCGACGTGGTCGTGGCCGACGCTCTCGCGTCCCCCGAGCTCCTGGACCTGGCTCCCAAGTCGGCGGAACGGATCAACGCCGGCAAGCGCGGCGGCAGACAGAGCGTCCGTCAGGAGACCGTCAACCGCCTGCTGATCGACCGGGCGCGTCGCGGCCTGCTCGTCGTGCGTCTCAAGGGGGGGGACCCGAGCCTGTTCGGGCGGGGCGGAGAGGAGGCCGAGGCCCTCCGGCGCGCCCGGATCCCTTTCACCGTGGTCCCCGGCGTCACCGCGGCCCTCGGCGCCGCGGCCTGGGCCGGGATTCCGCTCACCGACAGGCGGCACGCCTCGACCGTGGTCTTCGCCACGGGGCATCCCGGCCCGGCCCGAAGCACCGGCGGACCGGACTGGGAGCTCCTGGCGCGCGCCGACACCCTGGTTCTCTACATGGGAGTGCGGCGGCTCGCGGGGCTCGTCGGGCGGCTCCTGCGCGCCGGCATGAGCCCGGCGACGAGCGTGGCGCTCGTCCGCTGCGCGACGCTCCCGGAACAGGAGGTCGTCTCGGGCAGGCTCGGCGACATCGTGGCGCGTGCCCGCGCCGCCGGCGTGCGGCCGCCGGCCCTCCTGATCGCGGGGCGCGTCGTGCGTCTGCGCCGTGGCCTCGACTGGGTCTCCCGCCTGCCGCTCCACGGCCGCACGATCGTCGTGACGCGACCGCGCGAACAGGCGGGTCCGTTCGTCGAGGATCTCCGCGCGCGCGGGGCGCGCGTCCTTCTGGCCCCCTCCATCGAGCTCCGACCGCCGCGGAACAGGGCCCCGCTCGATCGCGCGATGCGGAGACTGACCTCGTACGACTCCATCATCTTCACGAGCGTGAACGGCGTGACGCCCTTCTTCGCGCGGCTTCTCGAGATGAGGCGGGACGTCCGCGATCTCAAAGGGATCACCGTGCTGGCGATCGGTCCGGCGACCGCCGCGGCCGTAGAGGCGCGCGGCCTGCGGGTCGAGGCGCTCCCGGAGGACTACCGCGCCGAGGGCCTGGTCTCCTTGATGAGGAAGCGCCCCCTGCGGGGGGCACGCGTCCTGGTGCCGCGCGCGGCGGTGGCGCGCGACCTCCTGATCACGGAGCTGCGGCGGAGAGGAGCGGTGGTCGACGTCGTGCCGGTGTACCGCACGGTCCCGACGCGCGCCGGTGCGGAGCAGGTGCGTGCCGCGCTGCGGCAAGGGCGGCTGGACCTGATCACCTTCACATCGTCCTCCGCGGTCGCCTCGTTCGCGCGCCTGTTCCGCGGCAGGATCGAGGCGCGTCTGATCCGCAGAGTCCCGGTGGCGGCCATCGGCCCGATCACGGCGGCCACCGCGCGGCGCGAGCGGTTCAGGGTGGCGGTCGTTCCGCGCGTCTCCACCGTCCCCGACCTGTCCAGGGCGGTGCTGCGTTACTTCAAAAATTCCCCTTCTGGAACTCCTCGAGCGTCGTGA
- a CDS encoding ATPase, T2SS/T4P/T4SS family: MPREYPTQCWSCLGEFDAVSAIWCACSARSATKLCPFCFHCFCQADAEYQEAFWRNAPRELQEERDLLKEAAGSSGEALIRSNLLSTDQLVSALRWQQNRGASLEDALLDLGFVSKDNLELVVKRQPPAPGTTLDLSKGLVDASLVKAITVELCYRKKILPISREEIGEKAILTLAMAGPTDVETIDQVQSLTNCRVIPMNASEKDIFDRLADLFPEEYKALVAGEDPPGADASGKGSGRTPGPISRPEAPSPRATRPATTPAAAGGRGSSRARSVARQAARPVEEEEVEEINEQGEADTAPPSPAVDPLALDPAAGPPSAKAPSPARAAPAPVAGDDAQALQTILSEAISKRTSLVQFEIRGTAVSLFFRIDGNLFRAKLSSKATAAGLLRALNTVAALPSDDRPAAGRLSVKVGGRKIEVVVRRFHSAGGTSLLLKIIERSDFLRALEDLGPSALDLERIRQAMTLPKGLVVLSAPPHNGLETTRYSLMAHVASERRRALSIDSPQLFTVPGIRQEEVLFPADAAKCAAALAGVPGSEVVFLPEIQGPGMAKLALETAGSCLVVAAIQARRASQTPAAILWHQVDAALLASRLKLIVNQRLVRRICATCLKATPVTDRILKMMGLTPDEALDLKASQGAGCDTCGPLSPGYAGRLALVEVLQGTPEIAVHVAAGGSPGEIEREARRAGMSPLRAGCLSMVGQGVTTLEEFQKGNF; encoded by the coding sequence GTGCCGCGAGAGTATCCGACTCAGTGCTGGTCCTGCCTCGGCGAGTTCGACGCCGTGTCGGCAATCTGGTGCGCCTGCAGCGCCCGGAGCGCCACCAAGCTCTGTCCGTTCTGCTTTCACTGCTTCTGCCAGGCTGACGCCGAATACCAGGAAGCCTTCTGGAGGAACGCTCCCCGCGAGCTCCAGGAGGAGCGCGATCTCCTGAAGGAGGCGGCCGGGTCTTCGGGTGAGGCGCTCATCCGGTCCAATCTGCTGAGCACCGATCAGCTCGTGTCGGCGCTGCGCTGGCAGCAGAACCGCGGCGCGAGCCTCGAGGATGCCCTCCTGGACCTGGGCTTCGTCTCGAAGGACAACCTCGAGCTCGTCGTGAAGCGTCAGCCCCCCGCGCCGGGCACGACCCTCGATCTCTCCAAGGGACTGGTGGACGCCTCGCTCGTGAAGGCGATCACGGTCGAGCTGTGCTACCGGAAGAAGATCCTGCCGATCAGCAGGGAGGAGATCGGAGAGAAGGCCATCCTGACGCTCGCCATGGCGGGCCCGACCGATGTGGAGACGATCGATCAGGTGCAGAGCCTGACGAACTGCCGGGTCATTCCGATGAACGCCTCGGAGAAGGACATTTTCGATCGCCTCGCCGATCTCTTCCCCGAGGAGTACAAAGCACTCGTGGCCGGCGAGGATCCGCCGGGAGCGGACGCCTCCGGGAAGGGCTCCGGTCGGACGCCGGGACCGATCTCCCGGCCGGAGGCGCCTTCCCCCAGGGCCACGCGACCCGCTACGACTCCGGCCGCGGCGGGCGGCAGGGGGAGCTCCCGGGCCAGGTCGGTGGCACGCCAGGCGGCGAGGCCTGTGGAAGAAGAAGAGGTCGAGGAGATCAACGAGCAGGGGGAGGCGGACACCGCCCCTCCGTCGCCGGCGGTCGATCCTCTGGCGCTCGACCCGGCGGCCGGCCCACCGTCCGCGAAGGCGCCCTCCCCTGCCCGAGCCGCGCCCGCACCGGTCGCCGGCGACGATGCGCAGGCCCTGCAGACGATCCTGTCCGAGGCGATCTCGAAGAGAACGTCGCTCGTGCAGTTCGAGATCCGTGGCACCGCGGTCTCTTTGTTCTTCCGGATCGACGGAAACCTGTTCCGGGCCAAGCTCTCCTCGAAGGCCACCGCGGCGGGTCTCCTGCGCGCCCTGAACACAGTCGCGGCGCTGCCGTCCGACGATCGGCCGGCGGCCGGCCGGCTGAGCGTGAAGGTGGGCGGGCGCAAGATCGAGGTGGTCGTGCGTCGCTTCCATTCGGCGGGGGGCACGAGTCTGCTCCTGAAAATCATCGAGCGCTCCGACTTCCTGCGGGCCCTCGAAGACCTCGGGCCGAGCGCCCTGGATCTCGAGCGGATCCGGCAGGCCATGACGCTGCCGAAGGGACTTGTCGTCCTCAGCGCCCCGCCGCACAACGGGCTCGAGACGACGCGCTACTCGCTGATGGCGCACGTCGCCTCCGAGCGCCGCCGGGCCCTGTCGATCGACTCGCCCCAGCTCTTCACCGTCCCGGGGATCCGCCAGGAGGAGGTCCTGTTCCCCGCCGACGCCGCCAAATGCGCCGCCGCTCTCGCCGGAGTCCCCGGCAGCGAGGTGGTGTTCCTCCCGGAAATCCAGGGCCCCGGGATGGCGAAGCTGGCCCTCGAGACCGCCGGCTCCTGCCTGGTCGTCGCGGCCATCCAGGCCCGCCGGGCCTCGCAGACACCGGCGGCGATCCTCTGGCACCAGGTCGATGCCGCCCTGCTGGCGTCGCGGCTGAAGCTGATCGTCAACCAGCGTCTGGTGCGGCGGATCTGCGCGACCTGCCTCAAGGCGACGCCGGTCACCGACCGTATCTTGAAGATGATGGGGCTGACACCCGACGAGGCGCTCGATCTCAAGGCCTCCCAGGGAGCCGGCTGCGACACGTGCGGACCCTTGAGCCCGGGCTATGCCGGTCGGCTGGCCCTCGTCGAGGTGCTGCAGGGGACGCCGGAGATCGCGGTCCACGTCGCGGCCGGCGGATCGCCCGGCGAGATCGAGCGCGAGGCGCGCCGGGCCGGCATGAGCCCGCTGCGCGCCGGCTGCCTGTCCATGGTCGGACAGGGCGTCACGACGCTCGAGGAGTTCCAGAAGGGGAATTTTTGA